In the genome of Sphaeramia orbicularis chromosome 13, fSphaOr1.1, whole genome shotgun sequence, one region contains:
- the bco2b gene encoding beta,beta-carotene 9',10'-oxygenase, which yields MDTMRHQQDNTTDLKKSKSMKKINHFTDVHGLPCIESIVRSVEETPEPITTKITGTIPEWINGNFLRNGPGKFEIGNQKFNHWFDGMALLHQFKIHNGHVTYKSRFLSSDSYQGNKEHSRITVSEFGTLTMPDPCKNFFQRFLSRFELPKPTDNANVSFVTYKGDYYVSTETNLMHKVDPETLETTQRVDWSKFIAVNGATAHPHTEPDGTAYNMGNSYSAKGAHYNIICVPPTKKVADETLEGARVLCSIPSKDKTKPSYYHSFAMSENYVVFIEQPIKMDILKVVTGKLTGKSISDSFYWDPKLNTVFHLINKQTGMVSSVKYLAKPLSTFHQINAYEEGGFLIMDMCASDDGQAITNYNIQNLRKSGEALDEVYNTLCRVFPRRFVLPLNVNHETPFDQNLNQHSGSTATAVKISKNQVFCTHEDLHGEELHEYGGLEFPQINYGVYNTKPYRYFYGCGFRHLVGDTLIKMDIHGKQMKVWEQPGLYPSEPVFVPAPNATEEDDGVVMSVVITPNKDKSTFLLVLNAKTFEELGRAEVPVNIPYGFHGAFNPTP from the exons ATGGATACAATGAGGCATCAACAGGATAATACCACAG ACCTTAAAAAGTCCAAGTCTATGAAGAAAATCAACCACTTCACAGATGTGCATGGTCTGCCATGCATCGAGAGCATTGTGAGATCAGTGGAGGAGACCCCCgagcccatcaccaccaaaatcactGGCACCATCCCAGAGTGGATCAATGGGAACTTCTTACGAAATGGGCCCGGAAAGTTTGAGATTGGAAACCAAAA GTTCAACCACTGGTTCGATGGCATGGCTCTTCTGCACCAGTTCAAAATTCACAACGGTCATGTGACTTACAAAAGCCGCTTCCTGTCCAGTGACAGTTACCAGGGTAACAAGGAGCACAGCCGCATAACAGTGTCAGAGTTTGGGACACTCACCATGCCAGACCCCTGTAAAAACTTCTTCCAGCGCTTCCTGTCCAGGTTTGAGCTACCAA AGCCCACTGATAATGCCAACGTAAGCTTTGTGACCTACAAGGGTGATTATTACGTGAGCACAGAAACCAACCTCATGCACAAAGTGGACCCTGAGACCCTGGAGACAACCCAAAGG GTGGATTGGAGCAAATTCATTGCTGTCAATGGAGCCACTGCACACCCCCACACTGAGCCCGATGGAACAGCGTACAACATGGGGAATTCTTACTCCGCTAAAG GTGCACACTACAACATCATCTGTGTGCCTCCAACCAAGAAAGTGGCAGATGAAACCCTGGAGGGAGCCCGAGTGCTCTGCTCAATCCCCTCCAAGGACAAAACCAAGCCCTCATACTACCACAGCTTTG CGATGTCTGAGAACTACGTGGTGTTCATTGAGCAGCCCATTAAGATGGACATATTGAAGGTCGTGACAGGAAAACTGACAGGGAAGAGCATCAGCGACAGCTTTTACTGGGACCCCAAACTCAACACCGTCTTCCACCTGATCAACAAGCAGACGGGGATG GTGAGTTCAGTCAAGTACCTCGCTAAGCCACTGTCCACGTTCCACCAGATCAACGCCTATGAGGAGGGCGGCTTCCTGATCATGGACATGTGCGCTTCAGATGATGGCCAGGCCATCACTAACTACAACATCCAGAACCTCCGCAAGTCTGGAGAGGCTCTGGATGAG GTGTACAACACCCTGTGTAGAGTCTTCCCAAGACGATTTGTTCTGCCACTGAATGTGAACCATGAGACACCATTTGATCAGAATCTGAACCAACACTCCGGCAGCACTGCAACCGCCGTCAAGATTTCCAAGAACCAG GTGTTCTGTACTCATGAGGACTTGCACGGGGAGGAGCTCCATGAATACGGAGGTCTGGAGTTCCCTCAGATTAACTATGGTGTCTACAACACCAAGCCATACCGCTACTTTTACGGCTGTGGCTTCAGACACCTTGTCGGTGACACACTCATCAAGATGGATATCCACGGGAAACAAATGAAG GTGTGGGAGCAGCCAGGTCTTTATCCCTCTGAACCGGTCTTCGTACCCGCCCCCAACGCCACAGAGGAGGATGATGGAGTCGTCATGTCCGTTGTCATCACTCCAAATAAG gaCAAGAGCACGTTCCTTCTGGTCTTAAATGCTAAGACTTTTGAGGAGCTGGGACGGGCTGAGGTGCCTGTCAACATCCCTTATGGCTTCCACGGAGCATTCAACCCCACACCATAG